From a region of the Etheostoma cragini isolate CJK2018 chromosome 22, CSU_Ecrag_1.0, whole genome shotgun sequence genome:
- the LOC117937515 gene encoding nuclear receptor-binding protein 2-like isoform X1: MTMSVPERKSGSEGKEEESEDESEILEESPCGRWQKRKEQVSQGNVPGVESASLAMDTEEGVEVVWNEVLFSDKKVFKAQEEKIKEMFENLMQVEHPNIVKFHKYWLDMKESQARVIFITEYMSSGSLKQFLKKTKKNHKTMNVKAWKRWCTQILSALSYLHSCDPPIIHGNLTCDTIFIQHNGLIKIGSVWHRLFVNVFPDASVHGKARQHRDEQRNLHFFAPEYGSDEDDYAIDIFSFGICALEMAVLEIQANGDIAVSKEAIITAGQSLEDPPMREFTQSCLRHEAKLRPTAHDLLFHRVLFEVHSLKLLAAHCLINNQYLLPENCVEEKTKSFDPNAVMAEIKHEDRQGVQLKYSHVSPLELDKFLEDVKNGIYPLMNFASSRLHPVPRALSLSQEQVETVKTPTPEPQETETRKVVQMHCNLESNEEGTKTHVSHMVLQLSLFLKMDDKLHRQLSCDILPTDTSKDLASELVHYAFINEEDSEKVAVFLEDAISRHRVKALASGSTQ; encoded by the exons GTGAGCCAAGGCAATGTCCCAGGTGTGGAAAGTGCCTCTCTGGCCATGGACACAGAGGAGGGCGTGGAGGTGGTGTGGAACGAGGTGCTCTTCTCAGACAAGAAGGTCTTCAAAGCACAGGAG gAGAAGATCAAGGAGATGTTTGAAAACCTGATGCAGGTCGAACACCCCAACATTGTCAAGTTCCACAAGTACTGGCTGGACATGAAGGAGAGTCAGGCACGG GTTATATTCATCACAGAATACATGTCATCGGGCAGCCTTAAGCAGTTTCTGAAGAAAACTAAGAAGAACCACAAGACAATGAATGTAAAG GCCTGGAAGAGATGGTGCACCCAGATTCTCTCTGCCCTCAG TTATCTGCACTCTTGTGATCCACCGATAATCCATGGCAACCTGACGTGCGACACCATCTTCATTCAGCACAACGGCCTCATCAAGATCGGCTCAG TGTGGCATCGGTTGTTTGTTAATG TTTTTCCAGATGCCAGCGTCCACGGTAAAGCGAGGCAACATCGCGATGAGCAGAGGaatcttcatttttttgctcCAGAATATGGAT CTGACGAAGATGATTATGCCATagatattttctcttttgggATCTGTGCTCTAGAG ATGGCAGTACTGGAGATCCAGGCCAATGGAGATATTGCTGTGTCCAAGGAGGCCATCATCACTGCAGGTCAATCCCTGGAAGACCCTCCCATGAGA GAGTTCACCCAGTCATGTTTGCGTCACGAAGCCAAGCTCCGTCCTACAGCTCACGACCTTCTGTTCCACCGAGTCTTGTTCGAGGTCCACTCCCTCAAACTGCTCGCCGCCCACTGTCTCATCAACAACCAGT ACTTGCTCCCAGAaaactgtgtggaggagaaaacCAAGTCCTTTGACCCCAACGCTGTCATGGCGGAGATTAAACatgaagacagacagggagtTCAGCTCAA ATATTCCCATGTTTCCCCTTTGGAACTTGACAAGTTTCTGGAGGACGTCAA GAATGGGATTTACCCATTGATGAACTTCGCCTCATCTCGACTTCACCCCGTCCCCCGTGCCCTCTCCTTGTCTCAGGAGCAGGTTGAGACGGTCAAGACGCCGACTCCTGAACCCCAGGAGACGGAAACGAGGAAG GTTGTTCAAATGCACTGTAATTTGGAGTCAAATGAAGAAGGGACCAAAACTCATGTGAGTCACATGGTATTACAG CTGTCTTTGTTTCTGAAGATGGATGACAAACTTCATAGACAGCTTAGCTGTGACATCCTTCCAA CTGACACCTCCAAAGACCTTGCCAGTGAACTTGTTCACTATGCCTTCATAAATGAG GAGGACAGTGAGAAGGTAGCAGTGTTCCTGGAGGACGCCATCAGCCGTCACCGGGTCAAAGCACTCGCCTCTGGGAGCACACAGTGA
- the LOC117937515 gene encoding nuclear receptor-binding protein 2-like isoform X4 has protein sequence MTMSVPERKSGSEGKEEESEDESEILEESPCGRWQKRKEQVSQGNVPGVESASLAMDTEEGVEVVWNEVLFSDKKVFKAQEEKIKEMFENLMQVEHPNIVKFHKYWLDMKESQARVIFITEYMSSGSLKQFLKKTKKNHKTMNVKAWKRWCTQILSALSYLHSCDPPIIHGNLTCDTIFIQHNGLIKIGSVFPDASVHGKARQHRDEQRNLHFFAPEYGSDEDDYAIDIFSFGICALEMAVLEIQANGDIAVSKEAIITAGQSLEDPPMREFTQSCLRHEAKLRPTAHDLLFHRVLFEVHSLKLLAAHCLINNQYLLPENCVEEKTKSFDPNAVMAEIKHEDRQGVQLKYSHVSPLELDKFLEDVKNGIYPLMNFASSRLHPVPRALSLSQEQVETVKTPTPEPQETETRKVVQMHCNLESNEEGTKTHLSLFLKMDDKLHRQLSCDILPTDTSKDLASELVHYAFINEEDSEKVAVFLEDAISRHRVKALASGSTQ, from the exons GTGAGCCAAGGCAATGTCCCAGGTGTGGAAAGTGCCTCTCTGGCCATGGACACAGAGGAGGGCGTGGAGGTGGTGTGGAACGAGGTGCTCTTCTCAGACAAGAAGGTCTTCAAAGCACAGGAG gAGAAGATCAAGGAGATGTTTGAAAACCTGATGCAGGTCGAACACCCCAACATTGTCAAGTTCCACAAGTACTGGCTGGACATGAAGGAGAGTCAGGCACGG GTTATATTCATCACAGAATACATGTCATCGGGCAGCCTTAAGCAGTTTCTGAAGAAAACTAAGAAGAACCACAAGACAATGAATGTAAAG GCCTGGAAGAGATGGTGCACCCAGATTCTCTCTGCCCTCAG TTATCTGCACTCTTGTGATCCACCGATAATCCATGGCAACCTGACGTGCGACACCATCTTCATTCAGCACAACGGCCTCATCAAGATCGGCTCAG TTTTTCCAGATGCCAGCGTCCACGGTAAAGCGAGGCAACATCGCGATGAGCAGAGGaatcttcatttttttgctcCAGAATATGGAT CTGACGAAGATGATTATGCCATagatattttctcttttgggATCTGTGCTCTAGAG ATGGCAGTACTGGAGATCCAGGCCAATGGAGATATTGCTGTGTCCAAGGAGGCCATCATCACTGCAGGTCAATCCCTGGAAGACCCTCCCATGAGA GAGTTCACCCAGTCATGTTTGCGTCACGAAGCCAAGCTCCGTCCTACAGCTCACGACCTTCTGTTCCACCGAGTCTTGTTCGAGGTCCACTCCCTCAAACTGCTCGCCGCCCACTGTCTCATCAACAACCAGT ACTTGCTCCCAGAaaactgtgtggaggagaaaacCAAGTCCTTTGACCCCAACGCTGTCATGGCGGAGATTAAACatgaagacagacagggagtTCAGCTCAA ATATTCCCATGTTTCCCCTTTGGAACTTGACAAGTTTCTGGAGGACGTCAA GAATGGGATTTACCCATTGATGAACTTCGCCTCATCTCGACTTCACCCCGTCCCCCGTGCCCTCTCCTTGTCTCAGGAGCAGGTTGAGACGGTCAAGACGCCGACTCCTGAACCCCAGGAGACGGAAACGAGGAAG GTTGTTCAAATGCACTGTAATTTGGAGTCAAATGAAGAAGGGACCAAAACTCAT CTGTCTTTGTTTCTGAAGATGGATGACAAACTTCATAGACAGCTTAGCTGTGACATCCTTCCAA CTGACACCTCCAAAGACCTTGCCAGTGAACTTGTTCACTATGCCTTCATAAATGAG GAGGACAGTGAGAAGGTAGCAGTGTTCCTGGAGGACGCCATCAGCCGTCACCGGGTCAAAGCACTCGCCTCTGGGAGCACACAGTGA
- the LOC117937515 gene encoding nuclear receptor-binding protein 2-like isoform X2: MTMSVPERKSGSEGKEEESEDESEILEESPCGRWQKRKEQVSQGNVPGVESASLAMDTEEGVEVVWNEVLFSDKKVFKAQEEKIKEMFENLMQVEHPNIVKFHKYWLDMKESQARVIFITEYMSSGSLKQFLKKTKKNHKTMNVKAWKRWCTQILSALSYLHSCDPPIIHGNLTCDTIFIQHNGLIKIGSVWHRLFVNVFPDASVHGKARQHRDEQRNLHFFAPEYGSDEDDYAIDIFSFGICALEMAVLEIQANGDIAVSKEAIITAGQSLEDPPMREFTQSCLRHEAKLRPTAHDLLFHRVLFEVHSLKLLAAHCLINNQYLLPENCVEEKTKSFDPNAVMAEIKHEDRQGVQLKYSHVSPLELDKFLEDVKNGIYPLMNFASSRLHPVPRALSLSQEQVETVKTPTPEPQETETRKVVQMHCNLESNEEGTKTHLSLFLKMDDKLHRQLSCDILPTDTSKDLASELVHYAFINEEDSEKVAVFLEDAISRHRVKALASGSTQ, from the exons GTGAGCCAAGGCAATGTCCCAGGTGTGGAAAGTGCCTCTCTGGCCATGGACACAGAGGAGGGCGTGGAGGTGGTGTGGAACGAGGTGCTCTTCTCAGACAAGAAGGTCTTCAAAGCACAGGAG gAGAAGATCAAGGAGATGTTTGAAAACCTGATGCAGGTCGAACACCCCAACATTGTCAAGTTCCACAAGTACTGGCTGGACATGAAGGAGAGTCAGGCACGG GTTATATTCATCACAGAATACATGTCATCGGGCAGCCTTAAGCAGTTTCTGAAGAAAACTAAGAAGAACCACAAGACAATGAATGTAAAG GCCTGGAAGAGATGGTGCACCCAGATTCTCTCTGCCCTCAG TTATCTGCACTCTTGTGATCCACCGATAATCCATGGCAACCTGACGTGCGACACCATCTTCATTCAGCACAACGGCCTCATCAAGATCGGCTCAG TGTGGCATCGGTTGTTTGTTAATG TTTTTCCAGATGCCAGCGTCCACGGTAAAGCGAGGCAACATCGCGATGAGCAGAGGaatcttcatttttttgctcCAGAATATGGAT CTGACGAAGATGATTATGCCATagatattttctcttttgggATCTGTGCTCTAGAG ATGGCAGTACTGGAGATCCAGGCCAATGGAGATATTGCTGTGTCCAAGGAGGCCATCATCACTGCAGGTCAATCCCTGGAAGACCCTCCCATGAGA GAGTTCACCCAGTCATGTTTGCGTCACGAAGCCAAGCTCCGTCCTACAGCTCACGACCTTCTGTTCCACCGAGTCTTGTTCGAGGTCCACTCCCTCAAACTGCTCGCCGCCCACTGTCTCATCAACAACCAGT ACTTGCTCCCAGAaaactgtgtggaggagaaaacCAAGTCCTTTGACCCCAACGCTGTCATGGCGGAGATTAAACatgaagacagacagggagtTCAGCTCAA ATATTCCCATGTTTCCCCTTTGGAACTTGACAAGTTTCTGGAGGACGTCAA GAATGGGATTTACCCATTGATGAACTTCGCCTCATCTCGACTTCACCCCGTCCCCCGTGCCCTCTCCTTGTCTCAGGAGCAGGTTGAGACGGTCAAGACGCCGACTCCTGAACCCCAGGAGACGGAAACGAGGAAG GTTGTTCAAATGCACTGTAATTTGGAGTCAAATGAAGAAGGGACCAAAACTCAT CTGTCTTTGTTTCTGAAGATGGATGACAAACTTCATAGACAGCTTAGCTGTGACATCCTTCCAA CTGACACCTCCAAAGACCTTGCCAGTGAACTTGTTCACTATGCCTTCATAAATGAG GAGGACAGTGAGAAGGTAGCAGTGTTCCTGGAGGACGCCATCAGCCGTCACCGGGTCAAAGCACTCGCCTCTGGGAGCACACAGTGA
- the LOC117937515 gene encoding nuclear receptor-binding protein 2-like isoform X3 has product MTMSVPERKSGSEGKEEESEDESEILEESPCGRWQKRKEQVSQGNVPGVESASLAMDTEEGVEVVWNEVLFSDKKVFKAQEEKIKEMFENLMQVEHPNIVKFHKYWLDMKESQARVIFITEYMSSGSLKQFLKKTKKNHKTMNVKAWKRWCTQILSALSYLHSCDPPIIHGNLTCDTIFIQHNGLIKIGSVFPDASVHGKARQHRDEQRNLHFFAPEYGSDEDDYAIDIFSFGICALEMAVLEIQANGDIAVSKEAIITAGQSLEDPPMREFTQSCLRHEAKLRPTAHDLLFHRVLFEVHSLKLLAAHCLINNQYLLPENCVEEKTKSFDPNAVMAEIKHEDRQGVQLKYSHVSPLELDKFLEDVKNGIYPLMNFASSRLHPVPRALSLSQEQVETVKTPTPEPQETETRKVVQMHCNLESNEEGTKTHVSHMVLQLSLFLKMDDKLHRQLSCDILPTDTSKDLASELVHYAFINEEDSEKVAVFLEDAISRHRVKALASGSTQ; this is encoded by the exons GTGAGCCAAGGCAATGTCCCAGGTGTGGAAAGTGCCTCTCTGGCCATGGACACAGAGGAGGGCGTGGAGGTGGTGTGGAACGAGGTGCTCTTCTCAGACAAGAAGGTCTTCAAAGCACAGGAG gAGAAGATCAAGGAGATGTTTGAAAACCTGATGCAGGTCGAACACCCCAACATTGTCAAGTTCCACAAGTACTGGCTGGACATGAAGGAGAGTCAGGCACGG GTTATATTCATCACAGAATACATGTCATCGGGCAGCCTTAAGCAGTTTCTGAAGAAAACTAAGAAGAACCACAAGACAATGAATGTAAAG GCCTGGAAGAGATGGTGCACCCAGATTCTCTCTGCCCTCAG TTATCTGCACTCTTGTGATCCACCGATAATCCATGGCAACCTGACGTGCGACACCATCTTCATTCAGCACAACGGCCTCATCAAGATCGGCTCAG TTTTTCCAGATGCCAGCGTCCACGGTAAAGCGAGGCAACATCGCGATGAGCAGAGGaatcttcatttttttgctcCAGAATATGGAT CTGACGAAGATGATTATGCCATagatattttctcttttgggATCTGTGCTCTAGAG ATGGCAGTACTGGAGATCCAGGCCAATGGAGATATTGCTGTGTCCAAGGAGGCCATCATCACTGCAGGTCAATCCCTGGAAGACCCTCCCATGAGA GAGTTCACCCAGTCATGTTTGCGTCACGAAGCCAAGCTCCGTCCTACAGCTCACGACCTTCTGTTCCACCGAGTCTTGTTCGAGGTCCACTCCCTCAAACTGCTCGCCGCCCACTGTCTCATCAACAACCAGT ACTTGCTCCCAGAaaactgtgtggaggagaaaacCAAGTCCTTTGACCCCAACGCTGTCATGGCGGAGATTAAACatgaagacagacagggagtTCAGCTCAA ATATTCCCATGTTTCCCCTTTGGAACTTGACAAGTTTCTGGAGGACGTCAA GAATGGGATTTACCCATTGATGAACTTCGCCTCATCTCGACTTCACCCCGTCCCCCGTGCCCTCTCCTTGTCTCAGGAGCAGGTTGAGACGGTCAAGACGCCGACTCCTGAACCCCAGGAGACGGAAACGAGGAAG GTTGTTCAAATGCACTGTAATTTGGAGTCAAATGAAGAAGGGACCAAAACTCATGTGAGTCACATGGTATTACAG CTGTCTTTGTTTCTGAAGATGGATGACAAACTTCATAGACAGCTTAGCTGTGACATCCTTCCAA CTGACACCTCCAAAGACCTTGCCAGTGAACTTGTTCACTATGCCTTCATAAATGAG GAGGACAGTGAGAAGGTAGCAGTGTTCCTGGAGGACGCCATCAGCCGTCACCGGGTCAAAGCACTCGCCTCTGGGAGCACACAGTGA